A window of Panicum virgatum strain AP13 chromosome 8K, P.virgatum_v5, whole genome shotgun sequence contains these coding sequences:
- the LOC120645801 gene encoding uncharacterized protein LOC120645801: protein MQELPPWWAKLSGQASIGRRPWPTLKPSSVGPLKTAQGDYTYIFVAIDKFTKWIEVKPVATTTAAKAAEFIQEITHRFGVPNRIITDLGTSFTESEFWDFCQESCIVVYYASAAHPRCNGQVERANGLILQVLKSKIFDPIEKYGSKWIQELPRVVWGLRTQRSRAIGYSPFFMVYSSEAILPTDIAFGAPHIQNYNEGEAETTRRIELDSAEEHHLTAALQHAWYEQQLCHYHDKNVQQHDFNIGDLVL from the exons ATGCAGGAGCTTCCACCCTGGTGGGCAAAGCTTTCAGGTCAGGCTTCTATTGGCCGACGGCCCTGGCCGACACTCAAGCCATCGTCAG TGGGACCCCTGAAAACCGCGCAAGGCGACTACACCTACATAttcgtcgccatcgacaagttcaccaagtggatcgaggtgaAGCCGGTCGCTACCACGACAGCAGCCAAGGCAGCCGAGTTCATCCAGGAGATAACGCACAGGTTCGGAGTGCCCAATCGAATCATCACAGACCTAGGCACCTCCTTCACCGAATCCGAATTCTGGGACTTCTGCCAGGAAAGCTGCATTGTTGTGTACTACGCCTCCGCGGCTCACCCCAGGTGCAACGGCCAGGTGGAACGTGCTAATGGCTTGATCCTTCAGGTGCTCAAATCCAAGATTTTTGACCCGATCGAAAAATATGGCTCCAAGTGGATCCAGGAACTACCCAGAGTAGTATGGGGGCTGCGCACACAAAGAAGCCGGGCCATTGGCTACTCCCCTTTCTTCATGGTTTACAGTTCTGAGGCTATCCTCCCGACGGATATTGCCTTTGGTGCTCCGCACATCCAAAACTACAACGAAGGCGAGGCCGAAACAACTCGGCGAATAGAACTCGACTCGGCCGAGGAGCACCATCTGACGGCAGCCCTCCAGCATGCCTGGTACGAGCAGCAGTTATGCCATTATCATGACAAAAATGTCCAGCAGCACGACTTCAACATTGGCGACCTGGTACTCTGA